The proteins below come from a single Loxodonta africana isolate mLoxAfr1 chromosome 20, mLoxAfr1.hap2, whole genome shotgun sequence genomic window:
- the TMEM50B gene encoding transmembrane protein 50B — MAGFLDNFRWPECECVDWSERRNAVASVVAGILFFTGWWIMIDAAVVYPKPEQLNHAFHTCGVFSTLAFFMINAVSNAQVRGDSYESGCLGRTGARVWLFIGFMLMFGSLIASMWILFGAYVTQNTDVYPGLAVFFQNALIFFSTLIYKFGRTEELWT, encoded by the exons ATGGCAGGCTTCCTGGATAATTTCCGTTGGCCAGAATGTGAGTGTGTTGACTGGAGTGAAAGAAGAAATGCAGTGGCTTCCGTGGTAGCAGGCATACTG TTTTTTACAGGCTGGTGGATCATGATTGACGCAGCCGTGGTGTATCCTAAGCCGGAGCAGCTCAACCACGCCTTCCACACATGTGGTGTGTTTTCCACattggctttcttcat GATAAACGCTGTGTCAAACGCTCAGGTGAGAGGTGACAGCTATGAAAGCGGCTGCTTAGGAAGAACAG GTGCTCGAGTTTGGCTTTTCATTGGTTTCATGTTGATGTTTGGGTCACTTATTGCTTCCATGTGGATCCTTTTTGGTGCATATGTTACCCAAA ATACGGATGTGTATCCAGGACTAGCTGTGTTTTTTCAAAATGCACTTATATTTTTTAG